Genomic segment of Mastomys coucha isolate ucsf_1 unplaced genomic scaffold, UCSF_Mcou_1 pScaffold23, whole genome shotgun sequence:
TCCGTACTGGGACGATATTTCTCAAGCAGGTGAGGGGCTACCCGGCCTGTGGGCAGAGTATAAGGCAGTACGGAGGGAGGCtctgctctcagcttctgctggATTCTACTCCTGCTCCCCAGCCCATCCATCTCATCTAGACAATGAGATGGGGCACCCTTGCCTAGCCCATCCCTGGCTTTGTCCCCAGCCAAAGACCTGGTTACAAGGCTGATGGAGGTGGAGCAAGACCAGAGGATCACCGCTGAAGAGGCCATCTCCCATGAATGGTGAGCAGGGCCCTCTGGGAGGAGTGGGCAAGTCTCTGCTGCACTCTGAGTGTCTTACATCAGAAGTCTGTATCCTTGAGGTCTTGAGGGTAGGGAAGGCTTTCTAGAGCTCTGCCTGGTGGCCCTTGATCACACAGGGCTGTGCAGTCTCCACGAAGGCACAGACCATTCTGATCAGATGCACTCGCCTCCTTTCTAGGATTTCTGGCAATGCAGCTTCTGATAAGAACATCAAGGATGGCGTCTGTGCCCAGATTGAGAAGAACTTTGCCAGAGCCAAGTGGAAGGTAGGCTTTGGCTCGCTCTCCTCTTGGCCCATTTCCAAGTGCTTTCTCTTGCACCCCACAGTTCCTTGCTGCTACTGCACCTCTTCAGCTGAACACAAAGTTTTCTCAGGCCTTCACGGGGCGGCTGCAGCTGCTGTAGTGATCAGAAGCTGAAGCTACTGAGTAGCTGGGTAGCTggaggcagtgggggtgggggtgggggcgggtaCTACGGAAGGGGTTGGGCTTAGCTGGTTGGAAGGAGTGGATCTAGTGAAGCTCACCATGATCTTTTCTTCACTCTCCTCCTTGCAGAAGGCTGTCCGAGTGACCACTCTCATGAAGCGGCTCCGGGCACCAGAGCAGTCTGGAACAGCGGCGGCGGCTCAGTCTGCCACTCCTGGGCCTGCTGGTGCGGCCATCGCTGCTGTAGCTGCAGGTGgagctgcctcagcctctggggcCAGTGCTACTGTAGCTACAGAGGGTGGTGCCAAGAGTGATGACATAGCCTCTGCAGATCGTAGTGCCACCCCAGCCACGGATGGCAGCGCCACTCCAGCCACGGATGGCAGTGCCACCCCGGCCACGGATGGGAGCATCACCCCGGCCACGGATGGGAGTGTCACTCCAGCTACTGACAGGAGCGCTACACCAGCTACCGATGGCAGAGCCACACCAGCCACAGAAGAGAGCACAGTGCCCGCCACTCAAAGCAGTGCCGTGCCAGCTGCAAAAGCAGCAGCCACCCCGGAGCCGGCTGTGGCCCAGCCGGACAGCACAGCCTTAGAGGGTGCCACAGGCCAGGCTCCACCCTCTAGTAAAGGAGAAGAGGCTACTGGCTGTGCCCAGGAGTCTCAGAGGGTGGAGACAAGCTGAATGGGCAGcctggtgggggatgggaaggagggtgggggtTTGGATGAGGGGCTTCTCACTGTATATAGAGTCACTGGCATGATGCCCtagctcctccctgccccccaagtTCCCTCATCCCAATAGGGCATGCCTGGGGGCCAT
This window contains:
- the Camkv gene encoding caM kinase-like vesicle-associated protein; the encoded protein is MPFGCVTLGDKKNYNQPSEVTDRYDLGQVIKTEEFCEIFRAKDKTTGKLHTCKKFQKRDGRKVRKAAKNEIGILKMVKHPNILQLVDVFVTRKEYFIFLELATGREVFDWILDQGYYSERDTSNVVRQVLEAVAYLHSLKIVHRNLKLENLVYYNRLKNSKIVISDFHLAKLENGLIKEPCGTPEYLAPEVVGRQRYGRPVDCWAIGVIMYILLSGNPPFYEEVEEDDYENHDKNLFRKILAGDYEFDSPYWDDISQAAKDLVTRLMEVEQDQRITAEEAISHEWISGNAASDKNIKDGVCAQIEKNFARAKWKKAVRVTTLMKRLRAPEQSGTAAAAQSATPGPAGAAIAAVAAGGAASASGASATVATEGGAKSDDIASADRSATPATDGSATPATDGSATPATDGSITPATDGSVTPATDRSATPATDGRATPATEESTVPATQSSAVPAAKAAATPEPAVAQPDSTALEGATGQAPPSSKGEEATGCAQESQRVETS